CGCGCGGATTGGGGTGGGGCCggaggcgggggcggggcctgggcggGGTCCGGCCCGCGGCGCCCCCAGCCGAGCGGCTTGTAGGTACCGCCCCCGCGCGCCGCAGTCCCGGCTGGAGCGACTCGGCCGTGGCGGTTACCGTTGCCTGTGGGCGGctctggcggcggcggcggcggctcgcGGGGTTCGCACAGCGCAGCGGGCCGCCCTTCGCCCGTGGCCGCCTCGAGTAGCCTCGCGCCGGCACTGGGAAGGCTagacggcggcggcggcggcggcggcggcgggttGTGCCCGGCCCCCTCCTTGGAGGCTCCTGCCTCCGGGCGGCTGCGGGCTCTGGGCAGCCCCGGGGCGGCGGCCGAGGCTGCAGAGCCGGCGGCGGGGGATGGCAAGATAGCGGCGCCGGAGCGGCTGGTGAGTGCGGGGGGCGGGTGGGCGCGGCGCGGGGCAGGGGAGCCGCAGAGCCCGGAGCGGGGTCCCCAGGGGCGGCCCAGGCGGGGTGGGGCAGCGCTCCCGGCTCTGCGAAGCGTCCTAGGGGAGTGACCCCGGAGAGCGCCGCTCTGGGTAGCGCCTCTCTGGGTAGCGCCGTTCTCCGCACGCCCTTGGATCATCCTCGTGTTCCGGGGGGGCGCGGACTCCAGCGCCCAGAACTTCTGCCCCACGCAGAGCAGTGAGTTCTGAGGCCAGAGGTTACCTGGGGAATGGGAGGGAACTTGAAACGTTTTTCCTTTGGAGAGGCGACCTGCCAAGTGATTTCGTGCCCCTGTGCTTCAGCTCCTTTTTAAACCCATTCCTTGTCCTTTCTGTATCGGTAGTGCCTTTGACTTACCTGTATTTTTATGTGCTTACTTCCGAAGGTGTTGTACTGGTTAAACCCAAAGTTACGTGTTGGAGGTCAAAGTTAGGCTTTGTGAAAGATGCCATTTCTGTTATGTTGTGTAAAAGCACAAAGCTGGATTCAGGAGTTCTGAGCGACACTAAACTGCACATCACGTGTTCTGAATTTACATGATTAATCTGAATTAGCGTGATTTTGCTCCCCACATTCTGATATCAGAAATATATGAGGTCTTTCATTTGCAGTTGAGTATCTTTGTGTTCCTTTTGAATGTGTTTAAGGCAGTCAGATATTGATATAACCTGTACTGTCATTGAATGACATTTATATGGAAATCAgttctttgcatttcttttatgtgtatttaaaagatactttttttaaacagaaaagtttCAGTTTAAAGTTTGCCTTCTGCTTCGTGTTCACTTTCagattagtttttaattttaaaaagtatttgcttGAAGTAAAATTAATGTGATATAGTAGTGTCGTTTAGGCAGGGGTTCAGAAATAgtacagaaattaaatttaaagcaaTCCTTTCCTTTTAACAAGTGAAAAACCAAGGAGTTTTTTCAGCATGAATGCTACTTGCCCTTCCCCTTACGTGATTATTTTGCCACAGATCTGAAATTGCATTTCACTATTACCAGAGGGTTTCTTGTCTAAGCCTGGCAGAGAAAAGGAAGCCTAAgtataatgtgtttttaaaaacatgagacAGCCCTTTTACTTGTTTCTTATGTTAACTTTCTGTATTATAGTCGGGGGCAACTGTTCATTTGGAAACTTCATTGGGAGTTAGTGACAAGCCCAATTTAAATATGTGATGTGTTCTTAAGGTGATCTGAGCACCTGTTTCCTCTCCAAGAATTGAATTGAGACTTCTTTGCTTTGTAATAATAGGTGAGATCACTAGCAAGCCTCTAATTAGTGGATACGTGTCTTCTGGGGAATGAGAATCAGGGACTCTGCTGTTGTAGGAGCAAAACTtttgtgatttttgaaaaatttgctTCTGAATGGTCATCCTTGACAAATATGTTGGTAATTGCATGCATTATTCTTATGTTAAAATTTATTGTACTAATTTGTGCAGCAGGTAATCTGTTCACACTGGAGAAGATTCAGTACATATAAAAAGATAGAGTAGAAAGTATACCTCTCTTCCACCACGTTCCACGGCACCCAGTTCCCCTCTCCAGGAACCAAGATTACTGGCTCATTGAGTAAATCTTTCCAGACATAGCCTGTGCTCTTGTAAAcattttgtatgtcttctttttgtttgtatttgcAAAGATGACGACCCACTATATACTCTGCACCAGCTCCCcccacctcctcttccctccccagagTACTAAATCATGGAAGTCTCCATTGGTATCTGAGAGAGCTGCCTCATTCTCTAACAGCTGCTGAGTACTCCATTAGGGATggaccataatttatttaacctctTTCTTATGATATATGTAGGTTGTTTCTAATAATTTGCTATGAAATTGTAAAGCATTAGTTCTTGAGGTTTTTAAGTGGATTTGGTTATTCCCACAGGCCTAAAGGCAGTAgtcatttgtttctttatgtCACCTTCCAGGAAAGAAATGTGCCTTCTCCCCAGTATACACTGTTTGCTTCTATATAACTTCACAGTGATCCATAAGAGTTTTTGGCATCTTTGCTGTGAAGTGGGAGCCATGATGGTCAGTAACTAAAGTCATTCCCTGGGTAACCACTTGGCTCTTTGTTtcaacaaaagaaaggaaggaatagatacaaattttaaagaataatctaTAGGAAAAATTCTtaagtgtttaaatatttttgaatatggaGAAGTGGCTTGTGCCTTTGATTAAATTGAAGATGAGGGCAGTTATGTTTCATAAAATTTGGTTGTCATTATGCACTCAAATCCTGCCTGCCATATATTATCACCACtatcttatattttaatgttagtATAACATGGTTACAAATTTTACAGTACATGAGAGGGTTAATAACTTTTAAGGGCTTTGaaggatgttttaaaaaaatatttagctcttgcttttctttaaaatgaaaaattgggGTCTCTTGTCAGCATGCTTTTGAAAAAGGATAAATCGTAGAAGTAATGCTAATACTAGAAATTGAGCCTAATACATGACAAAGTTTGAACATTAGCCAATGTTGAGCTTTAGTATTTTCATTATGCTTATTTTTGAGGGCTATTTTTTAGGACCAGTGTAAGCTAtgataatcttttaaaacatagatttatgtatattatctattatatatatatatatatgtgtgtgtgtgtgtatatatatatatatatatatatatatatatatatatatttaaatagtcCAAACTCTTCtttaagccattctcttgccttttATTTGGTACACATTTGTATCACATGTTGTTGTGATACAAAACTGCTAACGTCGTCTGTATTTGTTCTTCTTAAATAGGTATTTATTGGGCATCTGTTAATATTCCAGACAGCTTTCTAGAGACTAAATTATGGCATTGCACAAGACAGACAGACCCAGCTATAAAGTCACATCTCAGCAAAGGAGATGGATAAAAAGCAAAGATGCAGTAAGTGATGGTGACTCGATAGTGATAAGttctgtaaaagaaataaagcagggtTGCATGGTAGAATGTGACGGGATGTGGGCTGCTGTTTTACATCAAGTGGCCTGAAAAGCCTCTCTGGGTGGAGGAGTCTGAGCTGAGAGTTGAATGATAGGGAAGAAACCTTGTGATTTTGGAGCTCTGAAAGAAGAGTGGCTCAGGAAGAGGAAAGGGCAAGTACAGAAGCCCTGGAGCAGGACTGAGCCTTGCATACCCGAGTGACAGAGGATGACCTTTGTGGCTGCAGTTggtgaaaggaaaggagggagcaaCAGGCAGCAGGGGAGTGGGCTGGGGTTGGTGCCTATATGTGTTGCATAGGTCAAGAAATGTGTACAGAAGGTGGAAAGATATGAGTGGTAGAGTTCCTCTATAGGCTGGAAGCTCCAGGTGGGTAGCAACACATCTGCTTGTTACCCATTGCATCTGCAGCACCAGGAACCACTGTCATCACAGAGTGGGCTGTGAATAGttattgagtaaataaataattagagaaTTTATGGAATAATCTTACGTGCTTTTGGTCAAAAACTTAGATTTAGGAGTCTTTTAGTTTTCCAGCTTGGCTATCGCCTTTAACATTAGTCAGTCAGTTACTGTTATcacttttctttcaaattatcACTTTAGTCAAATTGTTGCTTTAAATCAATTACACTTGACTGCTCTTCCATGAAATTCAAGTGTAAAACCTTAAAAACAAACCCTTTTCAGTAAATTATAGTGATTTATGAGAGATTTTCATAAAGATGAGCATTTTTATTCTGCAGAATAGCCATTTGTACAAGCGTAGGATTTCAAAGATGCCTTTTGTTTGTGTGTACTGaatgttttaattctttgggCCAGATGACAGACTAATGAgtagataaaatatatgtagGTACTTTATTCTTACAGGGGGAGTATGTGCCTGTCCTTTAAGGAATATCAAGAATTTGTGGCATTTCCTTTTCCCAACTTCTAATCTGTCATTCTAAAAATTAATGAAAGCTTGGGAAATGAGTTTTATGCCAAGCAATTGTTATAGATGTCTAATAAGAGTCTGTGTCTTTCTCCTGATGTGATTTTTGGGCTCTTGTTTCATGTTAGAAGTGTTGTAATCTTCCAGAATGATGGATTTTAACTTTCTTATTTCCTATCATAATCGATTAATGCCTTAGCATAATAAGTTGTTCCTACTTATAACAATTTTATCTTCCAACTGTTTCTCTTAAGTTCTGTGCAAATTATATGTAAAGGAGGGTTCTTTAGGTCTGTAGTCTTCAGGAAAGAAGCCTGTATCCTTTTGTCCTGATACAGCTAAAGCTCTTTGGGAAAAGGATAGAAACACCTACCGGTTGGGGTAAATTTAGAGGCTTAGATGCCTGAGTTAAAGTACTTTTACCAATTCCTTTACCTTTCTCTTTATGAAATGTAGGAATTGCAAATTTGTCTTACATTGTCTATAATGACAACACCTGCATTCTTATAGGATGTTGCTGCTGATACTGCTTAGGTGAGCAGAACTTGTGTTTGGGAGATACTGTTTTATGGTTTCATGTTGGAAATTAAGGAAAAACTTCTGATAGGtggatttttttctatacttttgcGCAGAGGTGACAATCTTGGCTTCCACTCATTCTTCTGGTTTATAAGGCATATACTGAGAAAAAATTGGGATTGTTGTATATGCCTAGAGTGGGGAATGTATCTGTATTACTAAGTGGCAGTATCTTTAGAGGCCACAAGGCGGTGATATCACTACCTAAAGTCATTTGTGTGGCGCTCTCCTAGAGGGTGCCTTGGAATACTGAGTCCTCTTGCAATGCTGGCTTCTAATTCTCCCCAAAGTGGGCTTCTCCAAGGACACCCTGAATCCAAGGATTGTTAAATTGTGGTAGCAGGAACATCTGGTGGAATATAATAAGAGGTGACAGAAATGCTAATTGGGCAGTAAGATGTAGACTTTAGACACAATTGTTGTACCTGTTGAGTTGGGATAAGGTAAGTGGGAGAGATGTGAGAATCACCACCAGCACTTTAGGTTGCAGCCCCTGAGGACACCCAAGTGCCACGGTAAGCACTAAGGTGCCTGCTGCATGGGAACAGGATGCCAGCTGTTTCCATGCAACAGGTTTGGAGACCCACAGCCACGCCATGCTTCATGCCTTAGTGTTTATAGTGCAATACAAATGTGAGGGAGATAAGACCATTGCAGAAACCTCTCCATAGAAACAGTTGAAGTTAGGAGcatacattttcttctaactggAACTTCATCC
This Callithrix jacchus isolate 240 chromosome 2, calJac240_pri, whole genome shotgun sequence DNA region includes the following protein-coding sequences:
- the LOC118151569 gene encoding uncharacterized protein LOC118151569, with amino-acid sequence MIQGRAENGATQRGATQSGALRGHSPRTLRRAGSAAPPRLGRPWGPRSGLCGSPAPRRAHPPPALTSRSGAAILPSPAAGSAASAAAPGLPRARSRPEAGASKEGAGHNPPPPPPPPPSSLPSAGARLLEAATGEGRPAALCEPREPPPPPPEPPTGNGNRHGRVAPAGTAARGGGTYKPLGWGRRGPDPAQAPPPPPAPPQSARPRRCRAARAGSSAGPSLGVRGIGPRDGPRALRVGLPPSLRLRGRSRKVTAALGRGRRPSPRRSSRKDNCATALPGGPELPERCRCKHCLEKRRARGCIFAASRNHQMKLAGERLMAQNRGLKMFTLCAGRV